DNA sequence from the Butyricimonas faecalis genome:
AACTTTCAAATAAAGCCATAATTCATTTTAGATTTAATGATTTCAGATTTTAGATTTGAGTTGTAACTTTTGAAATCTAAAATTTGCAATTTATAATTAGTTTATTCTTGACGCGGATCGATGTATTTTACTGCATCCGCGAAACGACCGTATGATCCGGTTGCTTTTTCGACGGCTTCCTTGGGATCAATACCTTTTTTCAACATATCGGTGAATTTGCCCAAGTGGATGAATTCGTAACCGATAACTTCTCCGTCTTCGTCAAGTCCCATACGGGTTACGTATCCTTCGGCCATTTCAAGGTAGCGGGTTCCTTTGGCTTTGGTCCCGAACATGGTTCCTACTTGGCTCCGCATGCCTTTACCCAAGTCTTCGAGGCTGGCCCCGATGGGAAGTCCGCCTTCAGAGAAAGCGCTTTGACTCCGCCCGTAAACGATTTGTAGGAAGAGTTCGCGCATGGCCGTGTTGATTGCATCGCAAACAAGGTCCGTATTTAGGGCTTCCAATAAGGTTTTGCCCGGTAGAATTTCAGAAGCCATAGCCGCGGAGTGTGTCATCCCGGAGCAACCGATCGTTTCGATTAATGCCTCTTCGATGATTCCGTCCTTGATGTTAAGGGTTAGCTTGCAAGCTCCTTGTTGCGGGGCACACCAACCGATGCCATGAGTTAATCCAGAAATGTCTTTGATTTCTTTGGAACGAACCCATTTCCCTTCTTCAGGAATGGGTGCCGGACCGTGATTCGGCCCTTTTTTCACAACACACATGTGTTGTACTTCATGTGAGTAAATCATTGTTTTTGTTTTTTTGTTGATATATTGTTAAATACCTTGCCTTTGTTTTTAAGCCGGGCAAAATTAACACATTTGTTTTGGATAAAAAACATCTTGTAAAACATAAAATCGTGCATACGTTTGCATGTCAAGATGTTGTAGTATAGTGTATTATTTGAAACATCTGGATGAGATGTTGATCATGGTCACAGCCAAGTCACGAGACAGGAGGGATCGTTCTTGGGACGGGCTCGTATCAGTTGAGTTTTCGGGTGTTGAAAAATCAGAAAGTGTCTCTGGATAAATTAACCCGTAATAATGGATGTTTGGATAACACGGATATTCCTAAAATAATACGGGATTTAGTAACACGTGGACAATAATTAGTTGACATTATTTATTTTTTATTAAATATTGTTGGGTGGTGTGGTGTCATTGAATTTAATTCCTTTATTAGTTTTTATTTCGGCAATAAAATTGATAAGATGGAAAAGCGTGAGATTGCTGGTGTACAAGGTCAAGTTAATAATATTGAGGTGATATTTAAAGAGTATTACGGTTCTCTTTGTTATTTTGCTTCCCAGTTTTTGAAAAACGAGGAGGTGATAGAGGATCTTGTGCAGGATGTTTTTATCACTCTGCTGGAGAAGAAAATGCTTTTCCAGTCCGAAGTCCATTTAAAGAATTTCTTGTATTTATCTATTCGAAACTCTTGTTTGAATTATATCCGCGGTGCTCGTTCGCAAGATCGATATATTGCTTCATTGGCTCATGAGGAACAAACTGAAAATTTTGAGGAAAGTATTATTTTGACTGAAATCCATCGGGAATTGGCCGCTGCTGTTGAAAAATTACCGGAGGAGTGCCGGAAGGTTTTTCAGCTTTGTTATTTTCAAGGGCTGGATAATGAACGTGTCGCGCAAGAATTTGGGGTGAGTGTTAATACCGTAAAAACACAAAAGGCTCGCGGGAAAAGGATTTTAAGAGAAAATTTGAAAGATATTTTCCCTTTATTAATGTTGTTAAATCCCTTGTTCTGAGGGATAACGGTGGTGTGTGAAAATTAGGAGTAAGATGTGAATTGTATTTTTTTTGAAAAAAAGTGCAATCCCGTTTAATCCTTTTGGGGTAGGGTCGTGTAATAATAGTGTATGAAAAATATTAATAACACATATCTGTATGACATTGCCGCGATAATATTGGCTTATTTGCGGGATGAAGTAGATGAAGAAGGGCAACGCAAGCTAAAAGTTTGGCTGGAGGAGTCTGATTCTCATAAGACTCTTTTTGCCCGGATTCAGGATGAAAAGATGCAATATGAAGATATTCAAAAAATATTGTCTTATGATGCAGGCGGGGCATGGCAAGTTGTGCAACAAAAAGCGGCTCGGAGAAGAAGAAAACGTTTGACGAGGGTGTATCGAGTTGCAGTTTCTGTCGTGATTATTTTTGGAGTGGCAATTGCTTTCTTGTTGAGGGAAGAGGCGACTACTGTGGTTCCGGTTGTCAAGGTGGAAGAGATTACCCCGGGGCGTTCCATGGCTAAATTGACGGTTGCATCAGGGGATGTTTATCATTTGGATTCATTGCATCAGGTGGATTTAATTACTTCTTTGGCGGAAAATAATGGAAAAGAGGTTGTTTTTATCGATCGACAGTTGGAGGAAGGTGAGAGAGAGATAAAATATAATAAAGTCGAGATTCCAAGAGGGGGAGAGTACCAGATTGTGCTGGGAGATGGAACTCGGGTGTATTTGAACGCGCAAACGGAGCTTCGTTTCCCGGAAAGTTTTGCTAGTAGTGAGCAACGTTTGGTGTATCTGTCAGGGGAGGCTTATTTCGAGGTAACTAAAAATCCATCCAAGCCTTTTGTCGTGCAATGTAAGGATTACGCGGTGAAGGTTTTGGGGACTTCGTTTAATGTGAATAGCTACGAGGGTGATGAAACGTCTAAAACGACGTTGGCTACCGGTAAGGTCGAAATTGATATGGATGGGAAACAGACGATTTTGAATCCCGGTCAACAGGCAATTATAAAAAACGGAGAGGTGAACGTGAAAGAAGTGGATGTTGAAGTGTACACGACTTGGATGTTCGATAATTTCCGGTTCCAGAGTGAAAGTATTCAGGAGATTATGACAAAACTTTCTCGTTGGTACGCGATAGATGTGTTTTACATGAACGAGTCTGTCAGGAATTATCATTTTACCGGGTATTTGCCTCGTTATGCCAAGATTGCGGATGTGTTGGAATTATTAAGTTTAACAACAAATATAAAGTTTGATGTAGAAGGTAAAACAGTGATAGTAATGGAGAAGTAATAAAATAGTAAAGCCGAAGCTGCAACTCCGGCTTTACAAAAAATGTGTACTAAAATAAACCCCAAAGGGATTACACAAATATACACGATTTTTCTCCAAAACAAAACGATGTGTCTCAAACAATGAAAAATAATTTCATTGAGAGTGGTGTGATGTTTGAATTTTTAAGTTTTAATAAACATCAATTGCTTGGACTGAAGGCAAATTCACGTGGATTTGCCGGGATGTCCGAGAAGATGTGTGCAAAAATGACCTAAATAAATTATCAATGAGAAGTAGAATTAAAAACTGGGTGACTAGAGTTACCAAATTGTCATTAGGCTGCAAGCTAATGATGATTTTGTTGCTATTTACACACTTTGCGTTTTCGAGTGGAAATGCTTTTAGCCAACAGAGCATTACTGTTCAGTTTGAGCAACAGTCTTTAAGTGAAGTCTTGCGTGTTTTAAAACAGAAGACGAATTACGAATTCCTGTATAACGATGAGGAAATCAAAGGAATCACGGGAATTACCCGTTCATTCACGAACGCTTCGGTACAAGAAGTTTTGAGGGTTTGTTTGGCGGGAACGAAGTATAGCTTTAAGATTGTCGACAATCTGATCGTAATTACTCCGGATGACGAAAAGAAAGAAGAAGTTAAAAAAATAACCGTAAAAGGAAAGGTCGTTGATGAGAAGGGAGAAATGCTTCCTGGTGTAACTGTTCTTTTGAAAGGTACTACAGTTGGAATCGTTACGGATATTGATGGAAAATTCAAAATTGAATTACCGAAACGGGACACGATGATTTTGGTTTTCACTTTCGTGGGGATGAAATCACATGAACTGAATGTAGGCAAGGTGAAAGATTTAAGTAAGGAAATTTCAATTCGGATGGAACCTGACACGGAGAACTTGGATGAAGTGGTTGTGACGGGATATGGGAATATTAGAAAAGAGAGTTTTACAGGTAGTTCGGTTACCGTGAAAAGAGACCAGTTGCTAAAAGCTTCTGCGACAAACGTGATTCAAGCTTTACAGTCGTTTGATCCTTCTTTTCGTATCCAAAGAAGCAATCAGTGGGGGTCCGATCCGAATATGGTTCCAGAGATGTATATTCGAGGACGTTCCGGTATAGGAGTCAAGGCTCTGGAACAAGATGTATTATCTAAATCTGCTTTGGAAAACAATCCTAATCTTCCGACTTTTATCATGGATGGTTTTGAGGTTAGTGTACAGAAAGTGTATGACATGGACCCCAATCGGGTAGAAACAATCAATATTTTGAAAGATGCAGCCGCTACGGCCATGTATGGTTCTCGTGCGGCTAATGGTGTAATTGTAATCACGACGAGATCTCCGAAGCCGGGAGAGGTTACGATTTCATATAATTTAACGGGAACGTTGTCTATGCCTGATTTGTCAGATTATAATTTGTCTAATGCCAGAGAGAAGTTGGATATAGAAAGAAGAGCTGGTATATATACTACGGACTACTTCAATAACATTTATGATGCAGAATTGGCGTACAATAAGAGATTGGTTCGAGTCGAAGAGGGTGTGAATACCGATTGGATGGCTATTCCTTTGCGTAATGCTGTAAACCATAAACACAGTCTTTCTATTGAGGGTGGTAATTCGGATTTGCGTTATAATTTGGAGTTGGGTTACACGGGAAATAATGGAGTTATGAAGGGATCTTATCGTGAAAATGTGGATCTCGGTTTTACTGTGGATTGGCGTTTGAGAGATAAATTGCAGGTGTTAAATAAAATTACCTATACTTATACAGATGCGACGGAATCTCCTTACGGTAGTTTTTCCGATTACGCGCACTTGCAACCGTATGACCGTCCTTATGATAAAAATGGTGTTTTGGTGAAAGAGCTTGAGTTTTCACAGGCTAAGGGGTCCGGTAGCTTTTTGAATAACCCTTTGTACGAGGCTGAGTTGAATAATTATGACTTTGACAAAACGGATGAGTTTATTGATCAATTTATGTTTCAATGGTTCTTTTCCGACGCGTTCACGTTTAAAGGGCAATTTGCTGTAACAAAATCCACAAGCAATGGAGAGCGTTTTATTGATCCGAAATCATCTAATGCTACGGCTTTGACGAGTTCTAGCAGTTCTACAAATACAACGTTGTTAGGTGATCTTTATGTGGATCGGGGTGATATGACAAAATGGGATACGCAGTTTGCTGTTTATTTTACGAAAGCATTCGGCTTGCATAATTTAAATGCTTCTGCAACGATTAATGCAATGTCAACCAAGACGGAGTCAACTTCCTCACATTATAGAGGGTTCCCATCCGGGGAGTTTCATTCTCCTAATTATGCTGCCGAGATTTACCGTAAACCGACTAAAACAGAGAGCGTTCGTCGTTTGTTGGGGTTCTTATTGAGTGCTAATTATACGTGGAATGATATTTATTTGGCAGACTTGTCTATTCGTTTTGATGGTTCTTCTGAGTTTGGCTCCGATCAAAAATGGGCCCCTTTCTGGTCCGGAGGTGTGGGTATCAATATTCACAATTACGGCTTCTTGAAAGATAATGCTTGGATTGGTCAATTAAAACTACGTGTTTCATACGGTCAAACGGGTAAGGTTAATTTCCCGTCTTATGCAGCTAAGACTGTTTTTCAAACTTATGACCGTTGGTATGTGACCGGATTTGGGGTAAACTTAAAAGCTCTAGGGAATACGGATCTGAAATGGGAGACTACCAATAAATTGAATATTGGTACAGATTTGCAATTCTGGAACGAAAGAATTTCGTTGAACTTTGATTATTACCATAACAAAACAATAGATTTGATCACGGATGTTACTTTACCTTCTTCTTCCGGTTTTACCTCTTATAAAGATAACATGGGAGAGACATTAAATGAGGGGTTTGATATCCAAGTACGTTTTGATGTTTATAAAACTAAAGACTGGAGTGTTTCTTTATGGGGTAATTTGAACCATAACACGAATAAGATATTGAAGGTATCTGATGCTTTGCGAGCTTATAACGAGCAAGTAAATGATTATTACGGAGAAGCAGAAGATCGTCAGGATGGGAATAGTCCTCTATGGAATGCGGAATATTCCAAGCCGATCATGAAATATGAAGAGGGGGCTTCTTTGACTTCTATTTTTGCTGTTCGTTCTTTAGGTATTGATCCAGTGACGGGAAAAGAGTTGTTCTTGAATAGAGATGGCTCTATTTCCAATACATGGAATGCTTTGCAGGAGGTACGTGTAGGAGATACCGAACCCAAGGCAAGTGGATCTTTCGGTGTGAATCTTGTTTACAAGAATTTATCTTTGTTTGCTTCATTCAGTTATGATTGGGGAAAACAGGCTTATAATGAAACTTTAGTTAATGAGGTTGAAAATGCCGATGTACAGTATAGCAATGTTGATCGTCGTGTGTTGACAGATCGTTGGCAAAAACCGGGGGATATAGCTCCATTAAAGGATATCAAAGATATCAAATCGGTGACAATGCCGACTTCTCGTTTTGTGCAGGATGACAATGAGTTGTCTTTAAGTGCTCTTACGTTAAGTTATGATTTTGACACAAATTTCGTTAAGAAACTTTGTTTGCAGAGATTGCGTTTTGAACTTAGTTCAAATGATCTTTTCCGGATTTCTACAGTAAGACAAGAACGCGGTACAAGTTATCCGTTTGCACGGAGTGTGAATTTTTCGTTACGGGCAACGTTTTAAAAATTAGATGCGATGAGAAAATATAAATTGTTATTGTTATTTTTATTATTGATATCACTGGTCACAATTTCTTGTGATGGGTGGTTGGATGTAAAGCCACAAGATGAAATAGACGAAAAAGATCTGTTTGCGACAGGAAATGGATATCACCACTTGTTGAATGGAATTTATTATGGTTTGTCAGACCAGAGTTTGTATGGTCGGGAATTGACATGGGGTATTGTTGATGCTTTGGGTCAATGTTTTGATTTTGATAACACGACTTCTGCTTCAGCAGGATGGTTGAGCTATGGCGCAACCAATTATGCATGGGAACATTATCAATTGAAGCCTGCAATCGAAACGATGTGGGAAAATTCTTATAAAATCGTTGCCAATTGTAATAATTTAGTTCAGAATATTGCGAATGAAGATCCGGAGAAGTTTTATTACAAGGAAAGAGAAAAGAGTGAAATTTGGGGAGAAGCTTTGGCTCTTCGTGCTGCAATACAATTAGATATGGTACGTCTTTTTGCAGCCTCTCTTACGATGGAAACAGAAAAAAATAACGTATATATTCCTTATATTTCAGAGTATCCCTCGTATGTTTCCAAGCGTTTGACTGCAGATAGTTGTTTGAATCTTATTATTCAAGACTTGGAAGATGCTCGGGCTTTACTTTGGAAGGCAGATTCGGGTAGAACATTCAATGTTAGTTTGCGTTTTGAGAATAATACCTTGAGAGAGTCTCTCTTTGTTGATTATAAAAGAGGTTATCGATTGAATTATTACGCTGCTACGGCTATTTTGGCTAGAGCTTGTTTATATGCTCAAAAGCCAGAAAAGGCGTACGTGTATGCAAAAGAGATTATTGATTACCAAAATAAGACAAATGCTTTCAGGTTTTATGACCAAACGAGATACGGAGATAAGAAATTTTATTCCGATATCCTTTGGGGGGTAGAGTCACTGGATTTAATAGAGTATGTTAATGCTATTAATGAATTGACAAATCCTGATTCATATTACCATTACTATATACGGGTGGCAAATGTTAAAGATAACTATTTCCAAGGTGATATAACATCGTCCGGATGTAATGATCTACGCTACAAGCATTGGATGTATGATTACGGAAACGGGACGGAGTACCGTTTTACAAAGTATGAAAAGTATGACAATGAAGATCGTACTCAGGCTAAAATTAATAATTATTTGATTCCGATGGTACGTATGAGTGAGGTGTACTATATTGCAGCAGAGGCTATTTACAAGAGTAATTTGGAAGAAGCTAAGGAATATCTTCGTAAAGTGAAATCAGGCCGCGGTTTACGGGCTTCAGATGCTTCTATGTTAAATTTGGATAATGCCGATGAGAGTAATTTCATGTCCGTACTGGTAAATGACGCCCGGAGAGAGTGGTTGGGAGAGGGACAAATCTTTTTTATGTACAAGCGTTTAAAAGAAAGTATTCCCGCTGTGAGAGCAGGAAATGTCATTCCGATAGATGCTGAACATGTAATTTTACCGATACCAGATTCTGAGACTAATTTGAACTAAAAGAGTATTGAAATGAAAAAAGTATTTACATTGTCGATTATATTGGTTCTATTCGTTTTTGGGGCTTGTTCTGAAAAGGGAATAGAAATGTTTTCGGGAGATCTAGTTTATATTTCATTCACGAAAAATGCTTCAGCAGATAGCATGATCTATAGTTTTAAAACTTACCCGAGTGGAGAAATTGTAGTAAAAGTTCCGGTTCGGGTTCGTGGACATTGGTTGACTGAGTCTCGAGAGTTTACTGTTTCTGCATATCCTGATTCGACCACATTGCCAGAAACCGCTTATGAATTGCCAACGAAATGTGAATTTGCCTCTGGGCAGGAAGTTGACACAATTGAGATTAAATTTTTCAATAATTTCGATGATTTAAAGAACCGCAGTTATCGTTTGTTTTTGCGCATTAATGAAACCGATCGTGTTAAGCAAGGGGAATATGCTTACCGAATAGCGAAATTTTATGTTTCTGATAGATTGGAAATACCGGAATGGTGGAGTCGTAATGATAATACTGCCTATAATCCTTATAATATTGTAGAAGAGGTATATTTGGGAGCCTACTCTGAGAAAAAGTATCAATTGTTTTTGGATCGTTTGGCAGAAGATAATGCTTCATTGGAGGGAGATGATATGGTGATGATCAAAAAATATGCTTTACGACTGAAATATTGGCTAGAAGATTTTAATAATGATCCGGAGAATATCGCTTCGGGGGCAGCTCCGATGTGGGATGAAGATAATCATCAAGTGATGCAAGTTCCTGTTGCCGGTTAATATAAAATGGTAAGAATATGAAACGTATTTTATTTTTGATATTGGTTTTGTTTGTAGCAGGAGCCTGCTTGGATGACAAAACAAACACGGATTATCGTGATATAAATAACTTTGATGATAAATGGAAAATTACAGGGATTGAGCAAGTGTATAGTCTGTTTCCTGGGGAGTCTGTGACACTAACACCGGAAGTCCGGTTGTCGATAGATTCTTTGAATCCGGATGTGGAAGGTCATTGGATATTGGGTGATACCGAGGTGGCAACGGGGCCTTCTTATACTTTTAAGGCAACGGAATACGGGGATTATAAATTGACTTTTTTGGCAACAGATAAAAAAACTGGGGTATCATTCCCGGCAGAAACCGAATTCCGGGTAGCGCCTCAGTATAAATTGGGGTGGTTATTCCTTAGTCGTACCGCTTCGGGAAATTCCCGTTTATCGTTGTTGGCAGGAAGAAAAATGTCTGTTACTTATATGAATGGTAACTATCAAAGAACAAGAGATTCTTTAGTTTACACCGGTTTTTACACCAATTTAGGTGAATCGTTAGGTTCTGGGCCTATTAAGCTTGTAGAGGAATT
Encoded proteins:
- a CDS encoding DUF4843 domain-containing protein, translated to MKKVFTLSIILVLFVFGACSEKGIEMFSGDLVYISFTKNASADSMIYSFKTYPSGEIVVKVPVRVRGHWLTESREFTVSAYPDSTTLPETAYELPTKCEFASGQEVDTIEIKFFNNFDDLKNRSYRLFLRINETDRVKQGEYAYRIAKFYVSDRLEIPEWWSRNDNTAYNPYNIVEEVYLGAYSEKKYQLFLDRLAEDNASLEGDDMVMIKKYALRLKYWLEDFNNDPENIASGAAPMWDEDNHQVMQVPVAG
- a CDS encoding iron-sulfur cluster assembly scaffold protein, whose amino-acid sequence is MIYSHEVQHMCVVKKGPNHGPAPIPEEGKWVRSKEIKDISGLTHGIGWCAPQQGACKLTLNIKDGIIEEALIETIGCSGMTHSAAMASEILPGKTLLEALNTDLVCDAINTAMRELFLQIVYGRSQSAFSEGGLPIGASLEDLGKGMRSQVGTMFGTKAKGTRYLEMAEGYVTRMGLDEDGEVIGYEFIHLGKFTDMLKKGIDPKEAVEKATGSYGRFADAVKYIDPRQE
- a CDS encoding RNA polymerase sigma-70 factor, whose amino-acid sequence is MEKREIAGVQGQVNNIEVIFKEYYGSLCYFASQFLKNEEVIEDLVQDVFITLLEKKMLFQSEVHLKNFLYLSIRNSCLNYIRGARSQDRYIASLAHEEQTENFEESIILTEIHRELAAAVEKLPEECRKVFQLCYFQGLDNERVAQEFGVSVNTVKTQKARGKRILRENLKDIFPLLMLLNPLF
- a CDS encoding FecR family protein: MKNINNTYLYDIAAIILAYLRDEVDEEGQRKLKVWLEESDSHKTLFARIQDEKMQYEDIQKILSYDAGGAWQVVQQKAARRRRKRLTRVYRVAVSVVIIFGVAIAFLLREEATTVVPVVKVEEITPGRSMAKLTVASGDVYHLDSLHQVDLITSLAENNGKEVVFIDRQLEEGEREIKYNKVEIPRGGEYQIVLGDGTRVYLNAQTELRFPESFASSEQRLVYLSGEAYFEVTKNPSKPFVVQCKDYAVKVLGTSFNVNSYEGDETSKTTLATGKVEIDMDGKQTILNPGQQAIIKNGEVNVKEVDVEVYTTWMFDNFRFQSESIQEIMTKLSRWYAIDVFYMNESVRNYHFTGYLPRYAKIADVLELLSLTTNIKFDVEGKTVIVMEK
- a CDS encoding SusC/RagA family TonB-linked outer membrane protein; amino-acid sequence: MRSRIKNWVTRVTKLSLGCKLMMILLLFTHFAFSSGNAFSQQSITVQFEQQSLSEVLRVLKQKTNYEFLYNDEEIKGITGITRSFTNASVQEVLRVCLAGTKYSFKIVDNLIVITPDDEKKEEVKKITVKGKVVDEKGEMLPGVTVLLKGTTVGIVTDIDGKFKIELPKRDTMILVFTFVGMKSHELNVGKVKDLSKEISIRMEPDTENLDEVVVTGYGNIRKESFTGSSVTVKRDQLLKASATNVIQALQSFDPSFRIQRSNQWGSDPNMVPEMYIRGRSGIGVKALEQDVLSKSALENNPNLPTFIMDGFEVSVQKVYDMDPNRVETINILKDAAATAMYGSRAANGVIVITTRSPKPGEVTISYNLTGTLSMPDLSDYNLSNAREKLDIERRAGIYTTDYFNNIYDAELAYNKRLVRVEEGVNTDWMAIPLRNAVNHKHSLSIEGGNSDLRYNLELGYTGNNGVMKGSYRENVDLGFTVDWRLRDKLQVLNKITYTYTDATESPYGSFSDYAHLQPYDRPYDKNGVLVKELEFSQAKGSGSFLNNPLYEAELNNYDFDKTDEFIDQFMFQWFFSDAFTFKGQFAVTKSTSNGERFIDPKSSNATALTSSSSSTNTTLLGDLYVDRGDMTKWDTQFAVYFTKAFGLHNLNASATINAMSTKTESTSSHYRGFPSGEFHSPNYAAEIYRKPTKTESVRRLLGFLLSANYTWNDIYLADLSIRFDGSSEFGSDQKWAPFWSGGVGINIHNYGFLKDNAWIGQLKLRVSYGQTGKVNFPSYAAKTVFQTYDRWYVTGFGVNLKALGNTDLKWETTNKLNIGTDLQFWNERISLNFDYYHNKTIDLITDVTLPSSSGFTSYKDNMGETLNEGFDIQVRFDVYKTKDWSVSLWGNLNHNTNKILKVSDALRAYNEQVNDYYGEAEDRQDGNSPLWNAEYSKPIMKYEEGASLTSIFAVRSLGIDPVTGKELFLNRDGSISNTWNALQEVRVGDTEPKASGSFGVNLVYKNLSLFASFSYDWGKQAYNETLVNEVENADVQYSNVDRRVLTDRWQKPGDIAPLKDIKDIKSVTMPTSRFVQDDNELSLSALTLSYDFDTNFVKKLCLQRLRFELSSNDLFRISTVRQERGTSYPFARSVNFSLRATF
- a CDS encoding RagB/SusD family nutrient uptake outer membrane protein, with amino-acid sequence MRKYKLLLLFLLLISLVTISCDGWLDVKPQDEIDEKDLFATGNGYHHLLNGIYYGLSDQSLYGRELTWGIVDALGQCFDFDNTTSASAGWLSYGATNYAWEHYQLKPAIETMWENSYKIVANCNNLVQNIANEDPEKFYYKEREKSEIWGEALALRAAIQLDMVRLFAASLTMETEKNNVYIPYISEYPSYVSKRLTADSCLNLIIQDLEDARALLWKADSGRTFNVSLRFENNTLRESLFVDYKRGYRLNYYAATAILARACLYAQKPEKAYVYAKEIIDYQNKTNAFRFYDQTRYGDKKFYSDILWGVESLDLIEYVNAINELTNPDSYYHYYIRVANVKDNYFQGDITSSGCNDLRYKHWMYDYGNGTEYRFTKYEKYDNEDRTQAKINNYLIPMVRMSEVYYIAAEAIYKSNLEEAKEYLRKVKSGRGLRASDASMLNLDNADESNFMSVLVNDARREWLGEGQIFFMYKRLKESIPAVRAGNVIPIDAEHVILPIPDSETNLN